Genomic window (Campylobacter sp. RM16704):
ATCTTTTTCGACACCAGCTACATGATAATTCATATCACTTCCTATAAAGTGGTCTTTAAAATCATTTCCACTTGTAGCAAAGAATTGTTCAATTTTTGGAGTAATATAGAAATAGCTACCACCATCAAATCCTTTTCTAAACTCTGCTCCAATTTCAGCATCTTGCATTGAGCCATCTATATTAAAATACTTTTACATTTATATTTAAGTTATTGATGAGTTAATTTGTTTTACCATCGAAGCTAGATCTGATGACAGAAGAGGTATTGTAAGTAGAACCTGTATCTTTTTCTAATGCAAAAAAGTAGCTTCCGTTTTTATTTGTATCTTTTAGGTCATTATCACTAAATGCAATCTCCCCCCCCCCTATAACAGCATGAGTTGAGTTAGCTACCATAGTAGCAACGCAAGCTGATAGAAAAATTTTTCTTGAATTTTTCATCATTTAACTCCTCAATAAAATTAAGATTTGAGATAATGTTATATCTTTATATATATTAAAAAATAATAAATATTATAATAAATAAATATTTTTTATATGTACTATAAAAATAAACAATATTAAGTAAATTTATTTATAGTACAAACAAAGATTAACTTTTTTAAATATCTTATTCTTCAAATTTTTCAAGAATTTTAAAATACTCTTCTTCCAAGATAATTAATTTTTCTTCTTTTTCTTTTAATTCTTCATAAAGCTTATTAATTCCAATTTTCTGATAAAGCTCAGGATCGGATAGAGAATTTTTAATTTCTTTGATTTCTTCTTCTAATTTGTGAATTTTATCAGGATATGAGTTTAAAATTTCATTTTCCTTGTAGCTTAGTTTTTTGTTTGATTTTTCTTTTGTTTTTACACTTGTTGTAGTGTTTATTTCTAGGTTTTTAGAAAATTCTTCAAAGTCTTTGTATTCTTTTTCATTTTCTAAATATTCGCTATAGGAAAGAACTTCTATATTGATATTTGCATTATCTTCAAAAGCATAAAGTTTAGTTGCTATTTTATCAACAAAATATCTATCATGCGAGACAAGTAAAATTGCACCTTCAAAAGAAAGCAAATATTCTTCTAAGATGTTAATTGTGGCTATGTCTAAATCATTTGTTGGTTCATCTAAAATCAATATATCATATTCTTTAGTAAAAAGCAAGGCTAGGGCAACTCTATTTTTTTCGCCCCCACTTAAAACACTCACACTTTGTTCTAAAAATTCTTTTGGAAATAAAAATTGTTTTAAATACCCATAAACATGCATATTTTTACCACGCACTTGTATATGATCACCACCATTTGGACAAAAAATTTCTAAAAGTTTTTTATCAGTATTGAGCAAGCTTCTGCTTTGATCAAAATAGCCTATTTTAATTTCACCTCTTTTAATCTCTCCGCTATCAAGTGGAATTTTATCAAGTAAAATTTTTAAAAAAGTGGATTTCCCACAGCCATTTTTACCTACTATAGCTATGCGCTCACCTTGTAAAATTCTTGCGTTAAAGTCTTTAAAAAGTGTTTTATCTGCTATGGATTTTGAGATATTTTTAAGCTCAAAAAGCATTTTTTTGCGGTTTTGACTTTGGGTTTGGTTGAAATTTTTACTAGCTCTTTTGATTTCAAGTTGTAAGCGTTTGATAGCTCCTGGATTTTTTTTAGCTTCTTCGCGCATTTTAAAAATTCGCTCTTTACGCCCTTCGTTGCGTTTTAGTCTAGCTTTTACACCTCTTCTTAGCCATTCTTCCTCGCTTTTTAGTTGTTTAAGCAAGGTTTCATGGCTTTTTGCTAAAGAAGCTAAAATGGCTGCTTTTTTTTCTAAATACTGGGTATATCCACCTTCAAAAACACTTAATTTTCCCGCTTCTATTTCTACGCATTTTTGTGCTATAGCATCGATAAAATATCTATCATGAGAGATAAAAATAACACACATCTTAGAAGCTTTTAATCTTTCTTCTAAAAAGCTACTCATATATACATCTAAATGGTTGGTTGGTTCATCAAGTAATAATATATCAGGATTTTTAAGCAAAAGCGTGCAAAGTCCTACGCGTCTTATCTCGCCACCACTTAAAGAGCAAAGTGGTCTGTCTTTGTATTCTAGTAGTTTAAACTCTTCTAATATTCTTTGTATTTTTTGGTCTAAATTCCATGCGTCTTTTGAGTCTATAAATAAACTTAATTCATCTACTTTTTTTAAATATTCTTTGTTTTCTGGATCAAGTGCTAATTTTTCATTATAAATTTCAAATTCTTTTAAGGCTTGATAAATTTCTTCAAGTTCTTTTTTGACGGCTTCGCTTACGCTTAAGGTGCTTTCAAAGCTTACTTGTTGGCTTAGCATACCTATACTAGCGTTATTTTGCTTAATCATCCTACCACTATCTAATTTTAAAGTTCCTACAAGAGCTTTTAAAAAGCTTGATTTTCCTTCGCCATTTTTGCCTATAATGGCAATTTTTTCTCCTAAATTTGCACTAAAATTTGCATTTTCTAAAACTATTTTTGTGTTAAATTTTTTATTTGCATCAATTAAATCTATTAAAGCCAAATTTCTTTCCCAAATATTTTTTTGCGATTTTACTTTAAAAAGTATTAATTTTGCTTAAATAAAATTACGCCATGAGAGTGTTTGTTTTTTTTATTTTGCTAGTTTTATTTTTTGCTTTGGCAAATTGGTATATTTATAAAAGATTTTTAAGTAGAGTTGTTTTTTTAAAGTCTTATAAAAAAATAATATTAATTTTTATTTTTTTAGTTTTAATACTTGAAATTATTTTTTTTATAAATATGCGTGGGGATTTTTTGCATGAAAAATTTTATTATATTTTAGCGATTTTTCCTACTATCACTTGTTTTTTCTTACTTTTTGGATTGATTTTTGAGTTTGGAACTTGGATTTTTTTTAATGAAAATAAAAAAGAACAAATTTTTAGCTCCCAAAGAAGAAAATTTTTAAAATTAATTTTTGATTCTTGGCTTATTATACTTAGTGTTAGTATGGTGTTTAGGGGTTTTGCAAATGCTATTAGTACGCCCAAGGTTAATGAAATAGATATTAAAATTAAAAATTTAAAAAAGAATTTAGATATAGCTTTATTGACAGATGTACATTTGGGTAAAAATTTAGGAGAAGATTTTTTAAAAACCTTAATTGATGAGGTTAATGCTTTAAATGTGGATATGGTTATCATAGCTGGAGATTTAATTGATGCAGATATTGCTAGTATGCCTTATGTTGATTTATTGGAGAATTTTAAGTCAAAATATGGTACTTATTATGTTTATGGAAATCATGAATATTATAATAATATAAATGCAATAGGACAAAAACTCAAAACACTTAAAAATTTTAAAGTTTTAGAAGATGAAAGTATAGATTTTGGAGATTTTACTTTAAGTGGGACTTTGGATTTAAGTGCAAAGCGTTTGGGTTTTAAAGAAAGCAATATAGAAAAAATAAAAACCCAAATCAATCAAGAAAAGGCTAATATTTTAATCACTCATCAGCCAAAATATGTAAAAACTTATGATGTGAGTGGATTTGATTTGATTTTATCAGGACATACGCATGCAGGACAAATTTTCCCTTTTTCTTTGTTGGTATATTTAGAGCAGGGTTTTGTGTATGGACTTTATAAATTAAATAAAGATAGTTTGCTTTATGTAAGTAGTGGGGCTGGATTTTGGGGGCCTGCTGTGAGATTTTTAGCTCCTAGTGAGATAGCTTTGATTAGATTAAAAGGAGAATAAATGGGATTTAGTAATAGTGCATCAAAAATGTTTGGAATCATAGCAAAATATAAATTTCCAAAAATCATACAAAAAAATATTAATAAAGCTTATGTTAATGCTTTTAATATCAATATGAGTGAATTTAAGCCTTTAGAAGAGTATGAGAGTTTAAATGCCTTATTTACAAGAAGCTTATTAAAAGAGCGAGAGCTAGAAGATGGGTTTATAAGTCCAAGTGATGGTAAAATTTTAGAACTCGGAAGTAGTTTTCAAAATGATATAAAAGAAAATTTAGCTTTTAGTATTAAAGGTTCAAGTTATAGTATAGAAGAGCTTTTAAAAAATTCAGCTAGCAAAGAAGAATTGGAAAATGGAA
Coding sequences:
- the abc-f gene encoding ribosomal protection-like ABC-F family protein — encoded protein: MALIDLIDANKKFNTKIVLENANFSANLGEKIAIIGKNGEGKSSFLKALVGTLKLDSGRMIKQNNASIGMLSQQVSFESTLSVSEAVKKELEEIYQALKEFEIYNEKLALDPENKEYLKKVDELSLFIDSKDAWNLDQKIQRILEEFKLLEYKDRPLCSLSGGEIRRVGLCTLLLKNPDILLLDEPTNHLDVYMSSFLEERLKASKMCVIFISHDRYFIDAIAQKCVEIEAGKLSVFEGGYTQYLEKKAAILASLAKSHETLLKQLKSEEEWLRRGVKARLKRNEGRKERIFKMREEAKKNPGAIKRLQLEIKRASKNFNQTQSQNRKKMLFELKNISKSIADKTLFKDFNARILQGERIAIVGKNGCGKSTFLKILLDKIPLDSGEIKRGEIKIGYFDQSRSLLNTDKKLLEIFCPNGGDHIQVRGKNMHVYGYLKQFLFPKEFLEQSVSVLSGGEKNRVALALLFTKEYDILILDEPTNDLDIATINILEEYLLSFEGAILLVSHDRYFVDKIATKLYAFEDNANINIEVLSYSEYLENEKEYKDFEEFSKNLEINTTTSVKTKEKSNKKLSYKENEILNSYPDKIHKLEEEIKEIKNSLSDPELYQKIGINKLYEELKEKEEKLIILEEEYFKILEKFEE